One stretch of Segatella copri DNA includes these proteins:
- the thiS gene encoding sulfur carrier protein ThiS → MKVTINNKETETQAKTIRELAQELDLPATGVAVAISNEMVPRDEWENTIIAEGADIVIVKAFCGG, encoded by the coding sequence ATGAAAGTAACTATCAACAACAAAGAGACCGAGACACAGGCTAAAACCATCAGGGAGTTAGCCCAGGAACTCGATTTGCCAGCTACAGGAGTTGCAGTAGCTATCAGTAACGAAATGGTGCCTCGTGATGAATGGGAAAACACAATCATCGCAGAAGGAGCAGACATCGTTATCGTAAAAGCGTTCTGCGGAGGATAA
- a CDS encoding thiazole synthase: MEKLVIAGREFNSRLFLGTGKFNNNALMAEAIKASETEMVTVAMKRIELEDKQDDLLSHIVQNPNIQLLPNTSGVRNAEEAVFAAQMAREAFGTNWLKLEIHPDPRYLLPDSIETLKATEKLVKLGFVVLPYCQADPTLCKHLEEAGAATVMPLAAPIGTNKGLRMKDFLQIIIEQATVPVVVDAGIGAPSHAAEAMEMGASACLVNTAIAVAGDPVEMAKAFKEAVVCGRRAYEAGLGAISDCAEASSPLTAFLND; encoded by the coding sequence ATGGAAAAATTAGTAATCGCAGGCAGAGAGTTTAACTCCCGCCTCTTCTTGGGTACAGGAAAGTTTAACAACAATGCCCTCATGGCTGAAGCCATCAAAGCATCAGAAACAGAAATGGTTACTGTTGCTATGAAACGTATCGAACTCGAAGACAAGCAGGACGATCTGCTCTCTCATATTGTGCAGAACCCAAATATCCAGCTCCTTCCTAACACCAGTGGCGTGCGCAACGCCGAGGAGGCTGTCTTCGCAGCACAGATGGCTCGCGAGGCTTTCGGAACCAACTGGCTCAAGCTCGAAATCCACCCAGACCCTCGCTATCTTCTTCCAGACTCTATCGAGACGCTGAAGGCTACCGAAAAACTGGTAAAGCTCGGTTTCGTGGTATTGCCGTATTGCCAGGCAGACCCTACCCTCTGCAAGCACCTCGAAGAGGCTGGTGCTGCTACCGTGATGCCACTTGCTGCACCTATCGGTACCAACAAGGGATTGAGAATGAAGGACTTCCTGCAGATCATCATCGAGCAGGCTACTGTTCCAGTGGTAGTAGATGCAGGTATCGGTGCACCTAGCCACGCTGCCGAGGCTATGGAGATGGGTGCCAGCGCTTGCCTGGTTAATACAGCTATCGCCGTTGCCGGTGACCCTGTAGAGATGGCTAAGGCATTCAAGGAAGCTGTAGTATGCGGTCGCCGTGCTTACGAGGCAGGTCTCGGAGCCATCAGCGATTGTGCTGAGGCAAGTTCTCCTCTCACCGCATTCCTCAACGACTAA
- the thiC gene encoding phosphomethylpyrimidine synthase ThiC → MPNDKKAYAQREKAYMQGKLFPQIKVGMTKVNLTPTVVKDERGIPHTEPNAPVYIYDTSGPYSDPNYQVDLKKGLPRMREQWILDRNDTEQLKEVTSEYGKQRLADHSLDHLRFEHIQLPRRAQAGKHITQMAYAKAGIITPEMEYVAIRENMNCQELGIDTHITPEYVRDEIARGRAVLPANINHPESEPMIIGRNFLVKINTNIGNSATTSSIEEEVDKAVWSCKWGGDTLMDLSTGDNIHETREWIVRNCPVPVGTVPIYQALEKVNGKVEDLNWEVFRDTLIEQCEQGVDYFTIHAGIRRHNVHLADSRLCGIVSRGGSIMSKWCLYHDQESFLYEHFDDICDIVAQYDVALSLGDGLRPGCIADANDAAQFAELDTMGELVTRAWDKNVQAFIEGPGHVPLQKIKENMERQLDHCHEAPFYTLGPLVTDIAPGYDHITSAIGGAQIAWLGTAMLCYVTPKEHLALPNKEDVRTGVVTYKIAAHAADLAKGHPGATIRDNALSKARFEFRWRDQFHLSLDPELALKYFEEAGHTDGEYCTMCGPNFCAAKLTHDLRKFKK, encoded by the coding sequence ATGCCAAACGATAAGAAAGCTTACGCCCAGAGAGAAAAGGCGTATATGCAGGGAAAACTCTTCCCACAGATCAAGGTTGGAATGACCAAGGTAAACCTCACTCCTACTGTTGTGAAGGATGAGCGCGGCATTCCTCATACAGAGCCAAACGCTCCGGTTTACATCTACGATACCAGCGGTCCTTACAGCGACCCTAACTATCAGGTAGATTTGAAGAAGGGCTTGCCAAGAATGCGCGAGCAGTGGATTCTCGACCGCAACGATACCGAGCAGCTCAAGGAAGTTACCAGCGAGTATGGCAAGCAGCGCCTTGCTGACCATAGCCTCGACCATCTCCGCTTCGAGCACATCCAGTTGCCTCGCCGTGCTCAGGCTGGCAAGCATATCACCCAGATGGCTTATGCCAAGGCGGGCATCATCACTCCAGAGATGGAGTACGTGGCTATCCGCGAGAACATGAACTGCCAGGAGTTGGGCATCGATACCCATATCACCCCTGAGTATGTTCGTGATGAGATTGCACGCGGACGTGCCGTTCTTCCTGCCAACATCAACCACCCGGAGAGTGAACCGATGATCATCGGCCGCAACTTCCTCGTGAAGATCAATACCAACATCGGTAACTCTGCCACTACCTCCAGCATCGAGGAAGAGGTGGATAAGGCTGTATGGTCTTGCAAGTGGGGAGGCGATACTTTGATGGACCTCTCTACCGGCGACAACATCCACGAAACCCGTGAATGGATTGTGCGCAACTGTCCTGTACCAGTAGGAACCGTGCCTATCTACCAGGCTTTGGAGAAGGTAAACGGCAAGGTAGAGGATCTGAACTGGGAGGTATTCCGTGATACCCTCATCGAGCAGTGCGAGCAGGGTGTTGACTATTTCACCATCCATGCCGGCATCCGTCGCCACAATGTGCATCTCGCCGACAGCCGTCTCTGCGGAATCGTGAGCCGTGGCGGTAGCATCATGAGCAAGTGGTGTCTCTACCACGATCAGGAGAGTTTCCTCTATGAGCACTTCGACGATATCTGCGACATCGTGGCACAGTATGACGTTGCCCTCTCTTTGGGTGATGGTCTGCGCCCAGGCTGTATTGCCGATGCCAACGATGCAGCCCAGTTTGCCGAGTTGGATACCATGGGCGAGCTTGTTACCCGTGCCTGGGACAAGAACGTACAGGCATTCATCGAGGGTCCAGGTCACGTGCCATTGCAGAAGATCAAGGAGAACATGGAGCGCCAGCTCGACCACTGTCACGAGGCACCATTCTACACCCTCGGCCCATTGGTTACCGATATCGCCCCAGGTTACGACCACATCACTTCAGCCATCGGTGGCGCCCAGATAGCATGGCTCGGCACTGCCATGCTCTGCTATGTAACACCTAAGGAGCACCTCGCATTGCCTAACAAGGAAGATGTGCGCACAGGTGTGGTAACCTATAAGATTGCCGCTCATGCAGCCGATTTGGCAAAGGGTCATCCAGGTGCAACTATCCGCGACAACGCCCTCTCCAAGGCACGTTTCGAGTTCCGCTGGAGAGACCAGTTCCACCTCTCTCTCGACCCAGAGCTCGCCTTAAAGTATTTCGAGGAGGCAGGTCATACAGACGGTGAGTACTGCACCATGTGTGGTCCAAACTTCTGCGCAGCCAAGTTGACACACGATTTGAGAAAGTTTAAAAAGTAA